attagagtgtctagtttgagaaacagacgcctcacagatcctcaactggcagcttcattaaatagtacccgcaaaacaccagtctcaatgtcaacagtgaagagggactctgggatgctgaccttataggcagagttgcaaagaaaaagccacatctcagactggccaataaaaataaaagattaagatgggcactTCAATAAGAACATTCATCATGCAAAAACTGTATAGCTTAGAATCTTTGCTAGATTTATATAATAGTAGGAAATAATACCATGCCAGAGAAGGACCCATTTTTCTTTGTCTTTTCAGGAGAAAAGTTTTTAGTGAATATGACAATGGAATATTAATATAAATGCATCAATCTAGGCATGGCTACAATAACACACTTATCCCAGTATACAACAGTGACGCTACAAAAATCAGTAATAGCTATGATTATGCAATTAAAGTGCATAATCATAACGGCATTATTAGGCTTTGGGTTTATGTAGTCCAGTTCCCTCAAAACTACAGTTATGGCGCCTCTGAGCGACCAATAAGAGCACAACATGTAGACTTCCGAGGGACTCGGCTTCACACATCACGGGGAGGGGTGAATGGACATTCCGACAGAAAGTTTTAGTACCACTTCTTCAGACTCAACATGAATTAAGGAGAAACTGGGACCATTGTACAATTATTTACAAATGCCTGATGACATACCGTATCATATTTCTGCTGGCGTTAGTGTATTTAGGTCTACTCAGCGGTAAGTTTTCTACAGATGGTTTTCTCTGGCTTTCATAGACTTTCCCTGGCGCCTGTAATCGGCAATACCGTTACTTTCTGTTTTTGAAACCTAACGGCTCTGGATTTGCTCATAGAAACTATCTGTTatcttattttttatattttttataatggattattttattatatactgtaggttTGTTTTTGTGGGCAGGTGTCATGATGATTCAAGTTGTCATTTAATCATTTTTTGAAATATGTTCTGAAATGACTAAAGTGTAATTTACAATGTTGCCTAATTCTGGTTACTCAATTTTAATGCAACATTTCTCTTCTTTTGATGTGTTGATACCAATGACTGTATGGGGTTGATACATTGTTACCGCTGACAGTGCTTCTCCTTGCTTCCTGCTTTGCAACTTCCTATGCAGAGAAGTTGATCTGAAAGAAGAAGTTGAATAAGCTTCATACGCACCATcattacataaaaaaaatatattatgagCATAACATATCATTATAGAGTATCTTATTATAGGCTAAGTTTACAAACATGAGATAATTATACATGCTACATTTAACATCCCTTATACATCCATCTATTCTAATCTAAACTGATCTATTCCATTCTTCCTTGATAATAGATAACTTGTGTTATGGAACAGCAAGTGAGCGATGAAGAAGAACCTCAACCTGTAGTCCTTAGAGAAGAGAAccggaggaggagaagaaagatgAAAGCCTTTACCTCCACCTCCTCCGTGGCCATGGACCAGATAGCCGTCGAGTTCATCCTCCCCACCACCACTAAGAGTAGCCGCAGCCCTGACACCTTGCTCCTGGAGGTGGCTGGGAACTGGACGGTGGAGCAGGTGAAAGCCCAGGTGTGGCTGAGGGCAGTAGCCACCAACCTGTGCCCTGAGTTCTATCAGAAGTACTCCCCTGACCACTGTATCCTGCTCTACCAGAAGAAGGGCAACTGGTGTGAGATCTATGACAAGCACCAGGTGTTTCAGACCCTGGACTGCATCCGCTACTGGAAAGGTAGAAGCTTTTAGTCTTAAATCTGTCTTTTATATCCTTgaatttttgtatatattttattgtgagGTGTGTTGAGATGTTTTAATAAAGTTGTATTTGATTCTAAAGCTCTAAAGAAAGATGTGGGGAAGATCCACCTGACGTGCAGGCCTCAGCCTTCCGAGGAGTCCACACAGTACCAGAGGTACCTCAACTACCTGATTGGCTACGACGTCACCGACGTCAGCAACGTGCACGATGACGAGCTGGAGTTCACCCGGAGGAAGCTCCTCACACCCCGCAAGATCGAGCTGTCCGACCGGGACCCCCAAATCTACTCAATGGATCCTTGGATCACATCCAAGCCCCTCCCGGAGTACCTGCTCACCAAGGTATGTAACCCCTAACCTGGCTGCTCCAGGGGTGCAGCTATGCGGGCGACCCTGTGCTGCTTGCCTCCTCCCAGCCTGTTCTATGTTGGGTGATAAAGTATAGCTGGGTACTATGACAGCAAAAAATAGCCAATTTCCGTTGTCTCTGTATCATGGATCAATAAAGATTAAATAATGTTTGATTCTAGGTCACCAACAGCCACATCCTGCTGGTCATTCACAGGAACAAGGCCAGCCAGACCATCAAGGTGTCCATCGACGACACGCCCGTCCAGGTGCTCGAGACCTTCTTTACGAAGATCTCCAATAAgagggctctgctgggagttccTGAGGATGTGTGTGAGGCAGACTACGTCCTGAGGGTGTGTGGCAGGGAAGAGTATATCTATGGGAACCACCCGGTCAGGGACTTCCACTGGGTCCGACAGTGCCTGAAGAACGGGGAGGAGATCCATCTGGTTCTGGAGTCGGCTCCTAATCCGGATCAAGACCTGGTCCAGAGAGAGGATTGGGCACAGGTGGATGACTGTACTGGAGTGGCAGGTAGGCTAGCATCAATATTCCCATAGTAATCATATCAGAATATTTCACCAATAGATTACAATTTACAATAAGCGCTTTTCATAAAGTAAACAAACTCCCCAAGCCCATAGAGTTGTGCCACAATAACCAATATTATAGCACATTATTTGACTGTGGAAAGTATTGCTTTGATGATTAAGATTATTCCTATTACTCTGTTCCAACAGGCACCCATGAGCAGCTGACGATCGACGAGAAAGACCATGAGCGGGTCTTCACCATCTCTCTGTGGGACTGTCACAGGAAGTTCAGAGTTAAAGTCCTGGGCATAGACATCCCGGCCCTGCCGAGGAACCCAGAGCTGATCGTGTTTGTGGAGGCCAGTATCTTCCATGGCCAGCAGCTCCTGGCTCAGGAGAGAACCTCCTCCAAGTCTTTCGCTGAGGAGGTGCTGTGGAACACCTGGCTGGAGTTTAATATACGCATCAGAGATCTGCCCAAGGGGGCTCGCCTCAGCCTACAGGTAAACTGGTGAACTATATAATGGGATTTGTTTAGCCTGGCAGCCATATCTATATTTGCTTTAGCCAACTTCTTTGTTGTGAACATGCTActatttctgggattttttgtaGAATACCAGTCTATTATTTGGGGAATATAATATGAATCAGAACTTAATTCAATTCATTGCAATTTAACTCtattctcttttctcctctccccaGGTGTCCTGTGGGAAGGCCCAGACCCAGATCTCTAAGGGCACCTCCTCCTACCAGGACAATGGAGGATCCCCAGTTGGAGGTGGCAGCGGCAGCCATGATGGTAATAAGACTAAGAGTCGTCTGCTGTACTACGTCAACCTGCTGCTGGTGGACCACCGCTCGCTGCTGCGCCAGGGAGAGTTCATCCTCCACATGTGGAAGATGCCTGAGAAGACCGAGGACAACAGCAGTGTCAACGCAGACAAGCTGACCTCGGCCACCAACCCAGACAAGGCCTCCTCCATGGCCGTAGCCATCCTGCTGGACAAGTACTGCTACCCAGTGGCCCTGCCCAAGAGCAGGGAGGGCAAGGAGGCTGGGGGGGAGGGTCGGGAGactgagggaggggagagggggcaaAGGGAGATGCCTAACCACTTGAGGAAGCAGTTTGAGGCAATTGTTGAGACCGATCCACTGCACCCTCTCAGCCAAGAAGACAAAGAGCTGTTGTGGCACTTCAGAGAGGAGTGTATGCGTCACCCCAGGTAGGACTGACTGGTATGGTCATCTAATACTATATTACTGAATAACTTTGAGTAATCTGAGTTTATAACAATTCCATCTTTCTTGTTCTCATTTTCTGTAAGAGTATCACTGAGATCTTTCTGTCAATATGATTCAGTGCGATTTTGGGGAGTTTTATTGAAATGTTGTAAAACTCCCTACTGTCTCCTCCAAGGGCGTACCCCAAGCTGCTGGGCTCTGTGCGGTGGGGTAGACAGGAGGCTGTGCTGGCCACCCATAGGCTGTTGGAGAGGAGCTCTGTGTGGGACCGTAGTGTGCTGGATGTGGGCCTGGCCATGCAGCTGTTAGACTGCCACTACTCTGACGCTCACGTCCGCTCCATGGCAGTACGCAAGCTGGAGACCCTGGGGGACGACGACGTCCTGAGATACCTGCTGCAGCTGGTCCAGGTGAGTTAGTCGGACTTGTTGGAACCAAAATTTGGCTGAGAAATGTCTGATGTGTTTCGGTCTTGGTTCTGTCAAGATTCGGTTTGTGCCATAGAGGAACCGAGTTTCGTTACCCAGCCCTAGTCATGCaagttgacgtttattgtcatgagtcttgtcctggaggcagaacagAGCAATTTGctcttagataggccagctgcaaagtcaaaattggctatattgtaaaaattaagGTTAGGTTTACGCATTAAGGTTAGCagtttggttaaggttagggttaaaatcagattttattactttgtggctgtgctagctagggaccactctgcagagctgcctccagaacaagattcatgacgagaAAGACTAACCTGCCCTAGTCATAGGTGGTTGGTCTACCTGTCTCTGAGTGTAGAAGCACACATAAAAACAAAGTAGTTGTTTACATTGACTAGAAAAAACACAATAACAACCTTTACAGACAACACTTCCCTTTGGTGTTTTCCCTGTGGGTAGTTTTGCATGTGACATTCGTCAGTGTATAGTTAAATAAACTGTCACTACTGTCAACAATGAGGCCTTGGTTAAACATGCAAAACAGTATGTCTCCTTCTGTCGTTGACAGAGGTACAGCCTTAGTATGAAAAAATCCCCAAACTGGAAGATAGTTTATAATGTTGCATTACAGTTTATTGAAACATTTAGCTTGTATTTATGTTGAGAAAAATGCATATGTGTGCTCTGCTGTGTTTTTCAGGCTGTGAAGTTTGAGCCGTACCATGACAGTGCCCTGGCCAGGTTCCTGCTGAAGAGAGCTCTCAGGAGTAAGAGGATAGGTCATTTCCTGTTCTGGTTCCTGAGGAGTGAGATAGCCCAGTCCATGCACTACCAGCAGAGGTACGCTGTGCTGCTGGAAGCCTATCTCCGAGGCTGTGGAGAGGACATGCTGCAGGACTTCAGACGCCAGGTGGGTGATCGTATAGCCTCGACCCCAGCCGTAAACAAGAGTATGGTGTGATGGGACACAGTAGGAGTGGGTGAGGAGAGTTCATCCTCCTTATAATGTGACTGTAGGGCTTTGACTATTGGAAATATACAGTcgtgattcatcagagaaaatgactaccccagtcctcagcagtccaatccctgtacctttttcagaatatcagtctgtccctgatgtttttcctggagagaagtggcttccttgctgcccttcttgacaccaggccaccctccaaaagtattcgcctcactgtgcgtgcagatgcactcacacctgcctgctgccattcctgagcaagctctgcactggtggtgccccgatcccgcagctgaatcaactttagtagacggtcctggtgcttgctggactttcttgggcgccctgaagccttcttcacaacaattgaacctctctccttgaagttcttgatgatccgataaatggttgatttaggtgcaatcttactagcagcaatatccttgccagtgaagccctttttgtgcaaagcaatgatgacggcacgtgtttccttgcaggtaaccatggttaacagaggaagaacaatgatttcaagcaccaccctccttttaaagcttccagtctgttattctaattcaatcagcatgacagagtgatctccagccttgtcctcgtcaacactctcacctgtgttaatgagagaatcactgacatgatgtcagctggtccttttgtggcagggctgaaatgcagtggaaaagttttttggggattaagttcattttcatggcaaagagggactttgcaattaattgcaattcatctgatcactcgtcataacattctggagtatatgcaaattgccatcataaaaactgaggcagcagactgtgaaaattaatatttgtgtcattctcaaaacgtttgaccacgactgtatatataaattccagGACAACTAGAGGTTGCTAAAGTGTCAGATAACGAGGATATGAATAAAGACTAATCCAATTAATTATCATCAACAGGTGGAGATGACAGAAGCCCTGCAGAAAGTCACCAGGGAGATCAAGGCCATGTCTGCTGAGAAATATGATGTTTCTGCACAAGGTGAGCCTGTCACCATCAAGTCAACGTACCTAGTATAAGAGATCAAGATGAATTCATATATACATGAATATGTAATGAATCCTGGTGGTATGTTCAGTTGTGTTCCAGCTGCGTCAGAAGCTGGAGAACCTGCAGACGTCTGGGCTGCCAGAGAGCTTCAGAGTGCCCTATGACCCGGGTCTACGGGCTGGTGCTCTGGTGGTGAGTGGAATAATACCTATCCATCTCTATTCTACCGCCTCTTAttttcctccatgtctcctctcacCTGTCTCCATCCCTTTCTTTACCATCATTTCCTGTATCCATTCTTACTCCTCCATTCTCTCCTGTGTTTGACTGTAAACATGGGTTCCTCTCTTCAGATAGAGCAGTGTAAGGTGATGGCCTCTAAGAAGAAACCGTTGTGGCTGCAGTTTAAGAGGGCTGACCCCACTACCCTGTCCAGTGACACCATCGGAGTCATCTTTAAGGATGGGGATGACCTCAGGCAGGATATGCTCATTCTACAGGTGTGTGTGCTTGCCTTCTCAATGGGTTAGGCAAACTGTCCGCCATGTTGGCACCAAATGTTCCATGACAGCGACATTCTCCTCCTTTAGATTCTGCTGATCATGGAGTCCATATGGGAGGAAGAGTCTTTGGACCTGTCCTTATTGCCCTATGGGTGTATCTCTACTGGGAATAAAATAGGTATGTCAACTGACTTTACACTGTCATGATGCTttaataacatatatatatatatatatatatatatatatatatatatatatataatatatactggataaataataatatatatgcaATTTTTATTAAACAAGCATTGTTCTCTATTCTCTTattgtattctctctttctctctctctttctcttctctctcttctctctctctgtagggatGATTGAGATAGTGAAGGATGCCACCACTATTGCCAACATCCAGCAGAGCGTTGTGGGAAGCACAGGAGCATTCAAGGACGAGATCCTCA
The sequence above is a segment of the Coregonus clupeaformis isolate EN_2021a unplaced genomic scaffold, ASM2061545v1 scaf0025, whole genome shotgun sequence genome. Coding sequences within it:
- the LOC121543663 gene encoding phosphatidylinositol 4,5-bisphosphate 3-kinase catalytic subunit gamma isoform-like, coding for MEQQVSDEEEPQPVVLREENRRRRRKMKAFTSTSSVAMDQIAVEFILPTTTKSSRSPDTLLLEVAGNWTVEQVKAQVWLRAVATNLCPEFYQKYSPDHCILLYQKKGNWCEIYDKHQVFQTLDCIRYWKALKKDVGKIHLTCRPQPSEESTQYQRYLNYLIGYDVTDVSNVHDDELEFTRRKLLTPRKIELSDRDPQIYSMDPWITSKPLPEYLLTKVTNSHILLVIHRNKASQTIKVSIDDTPVQVLETFFTKISNKRALLGVPEDVCEADYVLRVCGREEYIYGNHPVRDFHWVRQCLKNGEEIHLVLESAPNPDQDLVQREDWAQVDDCTGVAGTHEQLTIDEKDHERVFTISLWDCHRKFRVKVLGIDIPALPRNPELIVFVEASIFHGQQLLAQERTSSKSFAEEVLWNTWLEFNIRIRDLPKGARLSLQVSCGKAQTQISKGTSSYQDNGGSPVGGGSGSHDGNKTKSRLLYYVNLLLVDHRSLLRQGEFILHMWKMPEKTEDNSSVNADKLTSATNPDKASSMAVAILLDKYCYPVALPKSREGKEAGGEGRETEGGERGQREMPNHLRKQFEAIVETDPLHPLSQEDKELLWHFREECMRHPRAYPKLLGSVRWGRQEAVLATHRLLERSSVWDRSVLDVGLAMQLLDCHYSDAHVRSMAVRKLETLGDDDVLRYLLQLVQAVKFEPYHDSALARFLLKRALRSKRIGHFLFWFLRSEIAQSMHYQQRYAVLLEAYLRGCGEDMLQDFRRQVEMTEALQKVTREIKAMSAEKYDVSAQVVFQLRQKLENLQTSGLPESFRVPYDPGLRAGALVIEQCKVMASKKKPLWLQFKRADPTTLSSDTIGVIFKDGDDLRQDMLILQILLIMESIWEEESLDLSLLPYGCISTGNKIGMIEIVKDATTIANIQQSVVGSTGAFKDEILNQWLRDKCVSEEKFQQAVERFLFSCGGYCVATYVLGVGDRHNDNIMITESGNLFHIDFGHILGNYKSFLGISKERVPFVLTPDFLYVMGTSGKKSSSHFQKFQDVCVRAYLALRHHTNLLVILFSMMLMTGMPQLTSKEDIEYIREALTVGRPQEEAERHLLDQIEICRDKGWTVQFNWFLHLVLGIKQGVEKRSA